The Zingiber officinale cultivar Zhangliang chromosome 9A, Zo_v1.1, whole genome shotgun sequence genome window below encodes:
- the LOC122019064 gene encoding LOB domain-containing protein 18-like, whose protein sequence is MSSGSSISAGAGAGAGSGGGSGAGSGGGGAGGGGPCGACKFLRRKCVTGCIFAPYFDSEQGAAHFAAVHKVFGASNASKLLLHIPAHKRLDAVVTIFYEAQARLRDPVYGCVTHIFALQQQVCNILYTYMILLIINFFSSIDRS, encoded by the coding sequence ATGAGTAGTGGAAGCAGTATCAGTGCAGGAGCAGGAGCAGGAGCAGGGTCAGGAGGAGGAAGCGGAGCTGGcagtggaggaggaggagcaggagGAGGAGGGCCTTGCGGGGCCTGCAAGTTTCTGCGGCGTAAGTGCGTGACAGGATGCATCTTCGCTCCCTATTTTGACTCGGAGCAGGGCGCGGCGCACTTCGCGGCGGTTCACAAGGTTTTCGGTGCCAGCAACGCCTCCAAGTTGCTTCTCCACATCCCCGCTCACAAGCGTCTTGACGCCGTCGTCACCATCTTCTACGAGGCACAGGCTCGCCTCCGTGATCCCGTTTACGGCTGCGTCACTCACATCTTCGCCCTCCAACAACAGGTATGTAATAtactatatacatatatgatattATTGATCATTAATTTTTTTAGCTCCATCGATCGATCTTGA